A stretch of Sulfitobacter sp. THAF37 DNA encodes these proteins:
- a CDS encoding glutathione S-transferase family protein, whose translation MARLFHVPLSPFCRKVRLSLAEKKIEVELVEERYWEQDADFMRRNPAGKVPVLRLDGIMMAESAAICEYIEETRPEPMLLPRDPAERLEVRRLVGWFDDKFHREVTSRLLYERVNKKVMKQGYPDSSNVKAGAKAIKYHLDYMAWLLDHRRWLAGDVMTLADFAAAAHLSSLDYISDVDWNRSETVKDWYAKIKSRPAFRALLADQVPGFPPPKHYNNLDF comes from the coding sequence ATGGCCCGCCTGTTTCATGTCCCGCTGTCGCCTTTTTGCCGCAAGGTGCGTCTGAGCCTTGCCGAGAAAAAGATCGAAGTGGAGCTGGTGGAGGAACGGTACTGGGAACAGGACGCCGATTTCATGCGGCGCAATCCTGCGGGCAAGGTTCCGGTGCTGCGGCTCGACGGGATCATGATGGCCGAAAGTGCGGCGATCTGCGAATACATCGAGGAAACCCGGCCGGAACCCATGCTGCTGCCCCGCGACCCCGCCGAACGGCTTGAGGTGCGCCGCCTTGTGGGATGGTTCGACGACAAGTTCCATCGCGAAGTGACGTCCAGACTGCTGTACGAACGGGTCAACAAGAAGGTGATGAAGCAAGGCTATCCCGACAGCTCGAACGTCAAGGCCGGGGCGAAAGCCATCAAGTATCACCTCGACTATATGGCCTGGTTGCTGGACCATCGCCGCTGGCTGGCGGGGGACGTCATGACGCTGGCGGATTTTGCGGCCGCGGCGCATCTTTCGTCGCTGGACTATATCTCGGACGTGGACTGGAACCGCAGCGAAACGGTCAAGGACTGGTACGCCAAGATCAAGTCGCGCCCCGCGTTCCGCGCCTTGCTGGCCGATCAGGTGCCAGGTTTCCCGCCACCCAAGCACTACAACAATCTGGATTTCTGA
- the queG gene encoding tRNA epoxyqueuosine(34) reductase QueG — translation MELKPRLVAEALREGFVAARICRPDAVPEVPDRLAAFVEAGYHGQMGWMAERMHWRGNPAALWPEARSVIMLAESYTPDHDPLTVLDHPEKGAISVYAQGRDYHDIVKKRLKRLARWLIAEGGGEVKVFVDTAPVPEKALAQAAGLGWQGKHTNLLSRDWGNWAFLGAIFTTLELPVDPPQAEHCGSCRACLDICPTNAFPAPFRLDPRRCISYLTIEHKGPVDEDLRALMGNRIYGCDDCLAICPWNKFAVAASDMRYHGPAARAADLAELAALDDAAFRARYAGSPIKRIGRDRFVRNVLYAIGNSGLSGLRPAAQALCEDPDPTVADAARWAVARLSA, via the coding sequence ATGGAGCTAAAGCCAAGGCTGGTGGCAGAGGCGTTGCGCGAAGGGTTCGTGGCTGCGCGGATCTGCAGGCCGGACGCGGTGCCCGAGGTGCCGGACCGGCTCGCCGCCTTTGTCGAGGCGGGGTATCACGGGCAAATGGGCTGGATGGCCGAGCGGATGCACTGGCGTGGCAATCCGGCCGCGCTCTGGCCCGAGGCGCGGTCGGTCATCATGCTGGCCGAAAGCTACACCCCCGACCACGACCCGCTGACGGTACTGGACCATCCCGAAAAGGGCGCGATATCTGTCTATGCGCAGGGCCGCGACTACCACGACATCGTCAAGAAACGGCTCAAGCGGCTGGCCCGCTGGCTGATCGCCGAGGGCGGGGGTGAGGTGAAAGTGTTCGTCGATACCGCGCCTGTTCCGGAAAAGGCGCTGGCACAGGCGGCCGGGCTGGGCTGGCAGGGCAAGCACACCAACCTGCTGAGCCGGGACTGGGGCAACTGGGCGTTTCTCGGCGCGATTTTCACGACGCTGGAATTGCCTGTCGATCCCCCCCAGGCGGAGCATTGCGGTTCATGCCGGGCCTGTCTGGACATCTGCCCGACCAACGCTTTTCCCGCGCCCTTTCGCCTGGATCCGCGGCGCTGCATTTCTTACCTGACGATCGAACACAAGGGTCCGGTGGACGAGGACCTGCGCGCGCTGATGGGCAACCGCATCTATGGCTGCGATGACTGCCTCGCGATCTGCCCGTGGAACAAGTTTGCCGTGGCTGCAAGCGATATGCGCTACCACGGGCCGGCGGCGCGGGCCGCCGATCTGGCCGAGCTGGCCGCGCTGGACGATGCCGCGTTCCGCGCCAGATATGCCGGGTCCCCGATAAAGCGTATCGGACGAGACCGCTTTGTGCGGAATGTGCTCTATGCGATTGGAAACTCCGGCCTGTCCGGGCTGCGCCCTGCGGCCCAGGCGCTGTGCGAAGACCCTGATCCGACAGTGGCGGATGCGGCACGATGGGCGGTCGCGCGTCTGTCGGCCTGA
- the mtgA gene encoding monofunctional biosynthetic peptidoglycan transglycosylase: protein MARASKTTLKKTTSKPPVRRSFRRWLFRVILRGGFAAVLLMVFLVVLGAVFNPPTTAYMFSEGRRLGGVQQIWVPMERIAPVMARAAVAAEDANFCQHWGFDMVAIREAIEAGSNRGASTISQQTVKNVYLWHGRTWVRKALEALITPVVEAIWPKRRIVEVYLNIAEFDEGVFGVEAAARHYFGVSAADLSATQAARLAAILPSPKKRSASRPGDFVVRRARQIRDGAATIRNDGRAACFES from the coding sequence ATGGCCCGCGCATCGAAAACAACCCTTAAAAAGACCACCTCCAAGCCGCCGGTCCGGCGATCCTTCCGGCGATGGCTGTTCAGAGTGATACTGCGGGGGGGATTTGCCGCGGTCCTGCTGATGGTGTTTCTCGTAGTGCTGGGCGCCGTCTTCAACCCGCCAACCACCGCCTACATGTTCTCGGAAGGCCGCCGCCTTGGCGGGGTTCAGCAGATCTGGGTTCCGATGGAGCGTATCGCGCCTGTGATGGCCCGGGCCGCCGTGGCAGCGGAAGACGCCAATTTCTGCCAGCATTGGGGCTTTGACATGGTCGCGATCCGCGAGGCGATCGAAGCGGGGTCGAACCGTGGCGCCTCCACGATCAGCCAGCAGACGGTCAAGAACGTGTACCTCTGGCATGGTCGGACCTGGGTGCGCAAGGCGCTGGAGGCGTTGATCACCCCGGTGGTCGAGGCGATCTGGCCCAAGCGGCGTATCGTCGAGGTCTACCTGAATATCGCCGAGTTCGACGAGGGTGTCTTTGGGGTCGAAGCGGCGGCGCGGCATTACTTCGGGGTATCGGCGGCGGACTTGTCCGCGACCCAGGCAGCACGCCTTGCGGCGATCCTGCCATCGCCCAAGAAAAGGTCTGCGTCTCGGCCCGGCGATTTCGTGGTCAGGCGGGCGCGACAGATACGCGACGGAGCGGCAACGATCCGCAACGACGGGCGCGCCGCCTGTTTCGAGAGTTGA